A section of the Saliniramus fredricksonii genome encodes:
- a CDS encoding N-carbamoyl-D-amino-acid hydrolase: MRRIRVAAAQMGPIQKAETREQVVARMIALMDDAAGKGADFIVYPELALTTFFPRWYHADRAEADHWFEAQMPGPQTQPLFDRAREHGMAMSFGYAELTPDGHHFNTSILVDKSGAIIGKYRKIHLPGHDEYDEERAFQHLEKRYFEPGDLGFPVWRMLGGIFGMCICNDRRWPETYRVMGLQGVEMVVLGFNTPSVNSQKGEEGIEQRMFHHRLSLQAGAYQNATWVVAVAKAGSEDGHHLMGGTMIVDPDGFIVAQLGHEDDGVLVHDCDLDATRFGKETIFDFARHRRIAHYGLITGRVGAEPPPEE, from the coding sequence ATGCGCAGGATTCGCGTTGCTGCGGCCCAGATGGGGCCGATCCAGAAGGCCGAGACCCGTGAGCAAGTTGTGGCGCGCATGATCGCGCTGATGGATGATGCAGCTGGCAAGGGTGCCGATTTCATCGTCTATCCCGAACTCGCGCTGACCACCTTCTTCCCGCGCTGGTATCACGCGGATCGCGCCGAGGCCGATCACTGGTTCGAGGCGCAGATGCCCGGGCCGCAGACGCAGCCCCTGTTCGACCGCGCCCGCGAACACGGCATGGCCATGTCCTTCGGCTATGCCGAGCTGACGCCGGACGGGCACCATTTCAACACATCGATCCTCGTCGACAAATCCGGCGCCATCATCGGCAAGTATCGCAAGATCCACCTGCCCGGCCATGACGAGTACGACGAGGAGCGCGCCTTCCAGCATCTGGAGAAGCGCTATTTCGAGCCCGGCGATCTCGGCTTCCCGGTCTGGCGCATGCTGGGCGGCATCTTCGGCATGTGCATCTGCAACGACCGGCGCTGGCCCGAGACCTATCGCGTCATGGGGCTGCAGGGGGTCGAGATGGTCGTGCTTGGTTTCAACACGCCATCCGTCAATTCGCAGAAGGGCGAGGAGGGGATCGAGCAGCGCATGTTCCATCATCGCCTCTCGCTCCAGGCCGGTGCCTATCAGAACGCGACCTGGGTCGTCGCCGTGGCGAAGGCGGGCAGCGAGGACGGGCACCATCTGATGGGCGGGACCATGATCGTCGATCCCGACGGCTTCATCGTCGCACAGCTCGGCCACGAGGATGACGGCGTGCTGGTGCATGATTGCGATCTCGACGCCACGCGTTTCGGCAAGGAGACGATCTTCGATTTCGCCAGGCATCGCCGCATCGCGCATTACGGGCTGATCACCGGGCGGGTGGGGGCCGAGCCTCCGCCGGAAGAGTGA
- a CDS encoding class I SAM-dependent DNA methyltransferase, whose translation MARLTMSRSTGDLIADRRYGYARSCFDADDHTGAADVARAVLERAPGFAPAWSLLGEAEAALGNREAAIDALLKALEIEPEDVLGASITLARLGALPQAAALTNGYVRTLFDRYAGAFDAHLTGQLEYRAPAQISDALDRLAPGRRFASCLDLGCGTGLMGAAIRERAAYLTGLDIAPAMVAKAAEKRIYDALVVAELTEFLAGQSEDTHDLILAADVMVYIGDPAQVLAGAVRALRPGGLFVFSVQSARETMPEGFRIGADSRFAHDAAFLRRRAADAGFTIMLFEPATTRRDAGAPVPGYLVALEV comes from the coding sequence ATGGCACGCCTCACCATGTCACGGTCGACCGGCGACCTGATCGCCGATCGGCGCTACGGCTATGCCCGATCCTGCTTCGATGCCGACGATCACACGGGCGCGGCGGATGTCGCGCGCGCAGTGCTGGAACGCGCTCCCGGTTTTGCGCCGGCCTGGTCGCTGCTCGGCGAGGCCGAGGCGGCCCTGGGCAATCGCGAGGCGGCGATCGATGCGTTGCTCAAGGCGCTCGAGATCGAGCCGGAAGATGTGCTCGGCGCCTCGATCACGCTGGCGCGTCTGGGCGCATTGCCGCAGGCCGCAGCGCTGACCAACGGCTATGTGCGCACCCTGTTCGACCGTTATGCCGGCGCTTTCGACGCGCATCTGACCGGTCAGCTGGAATACCGCGCGCCCGCACAGATCAGCGATGCGCTCGACCGGCTCGCGCCCGGGCGGCGCTTTGCGTCATGTCTCGATCTGGGATGCGGGACCGGGCTGATGGGTGCCGCGATTCGTGAGCGCGCCGCGTATCTCACCGGCCTCGACATCGCCCCCGCCATGGTCGCGAAAGCCGCCGAAAAGCGCATCTATGATGCGCTGGTCGTGGCCGAACTCACCGAATTTCTGGCCGGGCAGTCCGAAGACACGCATGATCTGATCCTGGCCGCCGATGTGATGGTCTATATCGGCGATCCGGCGCAGGTGCTGGCCGGTGCGGTGCGCGCATTGCGGCCTGGAGGATTGTTCGTGTTTTCGGTGCAATCCGCACGTGAAACGATGCCCGAGGGTTTTCGCATCGGCGCCGATTCGCGCTTTGCCCATGACGCGGCCTTCCTGCGACGCCGCGCCGCCGATGCGGGTTTCACGATCATGCTCTTCGAGCCGGCAACGACTCGTCGTGACGCGGGTGCGCCGGTTCCGGGCTATCTCGTCGCGTTGGAAGTGTGA
- the otsB gene encoding trehalose-phosphatase produces MSGLKAVLFDMDGVITDTARAHAQAWKALFDGYLAEHHPDEPEFDIDADYRAHVDGKPRYDGVRDFLASRGISLPQGSPEDEPGTQTICGLGNTKNVEFNRWISENPVEPYPGTLALLDALDAAGIASALFTSSRNADAVLAAAGLSERFDVRIDGVVMAKRGLPGKPDPAIMHQAADGLGVAPGDCAIIEDAFSGVQAGAKGGFAQVIGVAREDNAEALDEGGADIVVRDLAELRLDGGRLATRTLHGLPDALAAMDAIAARLEGKRAAIFLDYDGTLSPIVDNPDDAVLSGGMRGAIDRLSQVAAVAIVSGRDLDDVRHFVQLDHLYYAGSHGFDMAGPGGWRHIVEKGKAFLPALDAATKALGEALSGIAGARVERKKFSLAVHYRQVAAGNEAQVARIVHQVVEQNGKLRASGGKKVFDVKPRADWHKGRAVLALLDTLDLAGDDVLAFYCGDDTTDEDAFRVLARDGIGVVVRDKADRASAARYALDDVEAVERFLAELAARIGRG; encoded by the coding sequence ATGAGCGGATTGAAAGCGGTTCTGTTCGATATGGACGGGGTCATCACCGATACGGCCCGCGCCCATGCGCAGGCCTGGAAGGCCCTGTTCGACGGCTATCTCGCCGAGCACCATCCGGACGAGCCGGAATTCGACATCGACGCGGATTACCGCGCCCATGTCGACGGCAAGCCGCGCTATGACGGCGTGCGCGATTTTCTCGCCTCGCGCGGCATCAGCCTGCCGCAGGGCAGCCCGGAGGATGAGCCGGGGACGCAGACGATCTGCGGGCTGGGCAATACGAAGAATGTCGAGTTCAACCGCTGGATTTCGGAGAATCCCGTCGAACCCTATCCCGGCACGCTGGCCCTGCTTGATGCGCTCGATGCGGCAGGGATTGCGAGCGCGCTGTTCACCTCCAGCCGCAACGCCGATGCCGTGCTCGCGGCTGCGGGGCTCTCGGAACGTTTCGATGTGCGTATCGACGGCGTGGTGATGGCAAAGCGCGGCCTGCCCGGCAAGCCCGACCCCGCCATCATGCACCAGGCCGCCGACGGGCTCGGCGTCGCGCCCGGTGATTGCGCCATCATCGAGGATGCTTTTTCGGGCGTCCAGGCCGGGGCGAAGGGCGGATTCGCGCAGGTGATCGGCGTGGCGCGCGAGGACAATGCCGAGGCGCTCGATGAGGGCGGCGCGGATATCGTGGTGCGCGATCTCGCGGAACTGCGCCTTGATGGCGGGCGGCTGGCCACGCGCACCCTGCACGGACTGCCGGATGCGCTGGCCGCGATGGACGCGATCGCCGCCCGGCTCGAAGGCAAACGCGCCGCCATCTTCCTCGATTACGACGGCACGCTCTCGCCCATCGTCGATAATCCCGATGATGCCGTCTTGAGCGGCGGCATGCGCGGCGCGATCGACCGGCTCTCGCAGGTCGCCGCCGTGGCGATCGTCTCGGGCCGCGATCTCGACGACGTGCGCCATTTCGTGCAGCTCGATCATCTCTATTACGCCGGCAGCCACGGTTTCGACATGGCCGGCCCCGGTGGCTGGCGCCATATCGTGGAGAAGGGCAAGGCCTTCCTGCCCGCCCTCGATGCGGCGACGAAAGCACTCGGGGAGGCGCTGTCGGGAATCGCGGGCGCGCGGGTCGAGCGCAAGAAATTCTCCCTCGCCGTGCATTACCGGCAGGTCGCGGCGGGCAACGAGGCGCAGGTTGCGCGGATCGTGCATCAGGTGGTGGAGCAAAACGGCAAGCTGCGGGCTTCCGGCGGCAAGAAGGTCTTCGACGTCAAGCCCCGCGCCGACTGGCACAAGGGCCGCGCCGTCCTCGCCCTGCTCGACACGCTCGATCTCGCCGGCGACGATGTGCTGGCTTTCTATTGCGGCGACGACACCACCGACGAGGATGCCTTCCGGGTGCTCGCCCGCGACGGCATCGGTGTGGTCGTGCGCGACAAGGCCGATCGGGCCAGCGCCGCGCGCTATGCCCTCGACGATGTGGAGGCGGTCGAGCGGTTTCTGGCAGAACTCGCGGCGCGGATCGGGCGCGGCTGA
- a CDS encoding SDR family oxidoreductase: protein MSEELRPRQTQPHQPGREDTMRPRPDSAPRFTGSGRLKGKVALITGGDSGIGRAVARAMAREGAEIAIAYLDEHVDARETCGLVADEGREALAVAGDIGDPAHAGALVAQVVARFGRLDILVNNAAEQHECDDLTDITPDQLERTFRSNVFGYFHVTRAALPALRESRGTIINTTSVTAYRGSPKLIDYAATRGAIVAFTRSLSIALQKDGMRVNAVAPGPIWTPLIPASFDEERTATHGSGAPMQRAGQPCEIAPSYVFLASADASYMSGQVLHPNGGEIIGG, encoded by the coding sequence ATGAGCGAGGAACTCAGACCACGCCAGACACAGCCGCATCAGCCCGGGCGCGAGGATACGATGCGGCCCAGGCCCGATTCCGCGCCGCGCTTCACCGGCTCCGGTCGCCTCAAGGGCAAGGTGGCGCTGATCACCGGCGGTGACAGCGGCATCGGTCGCGCCGTCGCCCGGGCCATGGCCCGCGAGGGCGCCGAGATCGCCATCGCCTATCTGGACGAGCACGTGGATGCGCGCGAAACCTGCGGACTGGTTGCGGATGAAGGACGCGAGGCGCTCGCCGTGGCGGGTGATATCGGCGATCCGGCGCATGCCGGGGCGCTGGTCGCGCAGGTTGTCGCGCGGTTCGGGCGGCTCGACATCCTCGTCAACAATGCCGCCGAGCAGCATGAATGCGATGATCTGACCGATATCACGCCGGATCAGCTGGAGCGGACCTTCCGCAGCAATGTCTTCGGCTATTTCCACGTCACCCGGGCCGCCCTGCCGGCCCTGCGCGAGAGCCGTGGCACGATCATCAACACGACCTCCGTCACTGCTTATCGCGGCTCGCCAAAGCTGATCGACTATGCTGCGACGCGCGGGGCCATCGTGGCCTTCACCCGTTCGCTCTCCATCGCCCTGCAAAAGGACGGTATGCGGGTGAATGCGGTGGCGCCGGGGCCGATCTGGACGCCGCTGATCCCGGCCTCCTTCGACGAGGAGCGCACCGCCACGCATGGTTCCGGCGCCCCGATGCAGCGTGCCGGCCAGCCCTGCGAGATCGCCCCGAGCTACGTCTTCCTCGCCAGCGCCGATGCCAGCTACATGTCGGGCCAGGTTCTGCATCCCAATGGCGGCGAGATCATCGGGGGCTAG
- a CDS encoding D-amino-acid transaminase, which translates to MSRIVFVNGEFVPYEEARISIMDRGFLFGDGIYEVAAVLGGRLVDNDAHLARLVRCLGEIGIENPYPVAEWAQLEEELVKRNGLVEGLVYMEVTRGVWERDFPFPPADVKPTVVMFTQEKSITGSKLAETGAKVITVPDLRWKRRDIKSVALLAQVLAKQEAAKAGVSEAWMVEDGYVTEGGSSTAFIITKDGRIVTRPLSNAILPGITRQAVMHLAEEQGLTLEERLFTVEEALDAAEAFYTSASAFVMPTVEMDGKPIADGKPGPLTRRLRALYLDMAQATNSGKMG; encoded by the coding sequence ATGTCCCGCATCGTTTTCGTCAACGGTGAATTCGTCCCCTATGAAGAGGCGCGCATCTCCATCATGGATCGCGGCTTCCTCTTCGGCGACGGAATCTACGAGGTCGCGGCGGTTCTGGGCGGGCGGCTCGTGGATAACGATGCGCATCTGGCGCGGCTGGTGCGCTGCCTCGGCGAAATCGGGATCGAAAATCCCTATCCGGTCGCGGAATGGGCGCAGCTCGAGGAAGAGCTCGTCAAGCGCAACGGGCTCGTCGAGGGGCTCGTCTACATGGAGGTGACGCGCGGCGTCTGGGAGCGCGATTTTCCCTTCCCGCCGGCGGATGTCAAACCCACCGTGGTGATGTTCACCCAGGAGAAATCGATCACCGGCTCCAAACTGGCCGAGACCGGCGCGAAAGTGATCACCGTGCCGGATCTGCGCTGGAAGCGCCGCGATATCAAATCCGTCGCGCTGCTCGCCCAGGTCCTGGCCAAGCAGGAAGCGGCCAAGGCCGGCGTCTCCGAGGCCTGGATGGTGGAGGATGGCTATGTCACGGAAGGTGGCTCCTCGACGGCCTTCATCATCACGAAGGACGGGCGCATCGTCACCCGCCCGCTCTCCAACGCCATCCTGCCCGGCATCACCCGCCAGGCGGTGATGCATCTCGCCGAGGAGCAGGGGCTCACGCTGGAGGAGCGGCTGTTCACCGTGGAGGAGGCGCTCGATGCGGCGGAAGCCTTCTACACCTCCGCTTCCGCCTTCGTGATGCCGACGGTGGAGATGGACGGCAAACCGATCGCCGACGGCAAGCCCGGCCCGCTGACACGCCGGCTGCGTGCGCTCTATCTCGATATGGCGCAAGCCACGAATTCCGGAAAGATGGGCTGA
- a CDS encoding PhzF family phenazine biosynthesis protein, whose product MTRNGFSLSQPAGDPAQACAPADAQGLAIVHAFADDHFAGNPAGVLIRDDAPSPAALSALARQLCLPIVSLLVPGAGEADYRIRWFSPNAELDLCGHGTLAAAAWLYRITPDREASWRLESASGILHARRAGERIAIDLPALGLTRAMPDIAQAVTGALGRRPQAVLQARDDIVAVLESADAVIAHRPAIAAIAGLPCRGLVITAAADPDIAMPDGGEPVDIVSRFFAPRIGIDEDAVCVSAHCKLYGYWAARLGRARLRAWQASAPGGRLGLAGRFPHVRISGSARFLGETGARDRLTLPTRRDSPEPAHPRHDESLPARRA is encoded by the coding sequence ATGACCCGTAACGGATTCAGTCTCAGCCAGCCCGCCGGTGATCCCGCGCAGGCCTGCGCCCCTGCCGATGCGCAGGGGCTCGCCATCGTCCATGCCTTCGCCGATGATCACTTCGCCGGCAACCCGGCGGGCGTACTGATCCGTGATGATGCGCCCTCCCCGGCGGCGCTGAGCGCGCTGGCGCGCCAGCTTTGCCTGCCGATCGTCTCCCTGCTGGTTCCGGGAGCGGGCGAGGCCGATTACAGGATCCGCTGGTTCAGCCCGAATGCGGAGCTCGACCTGTGCGGCCACGGGACCCTGGCCGCCGCAGCCTGGCTTTATCGCATCACGCCCGATCGCGAAGCATCCTGGCGCCTCGAATCCGCCAGCGGCATCCTCCACGCCCGCCGCGCAGGCGAACGGATCGCCATCGACCTGCCCGCTCTCGGACTCACCCGGGCCATGCCCGATATCGCGCAAGCGGTGACGGGCGCGCTCGGGCGGCGTCCGCAAGCGGTGCTGCAGGCGCGCGACGACATCGTCGCCGTACTGGAGAGCGCCGATGCCGTGATCGCGCATCGCCCCGCTATCGCGGCAATCGCGGGTTTGCCCTGCCGGGGACTGGTCATCACCGCCGCAGCCGATCCGGATATCGCCATGCCCGATGGCGGCGAGCCCGTGGATATCGTGTCGCGCTTCTTCGCCCCGCGCATCGGCATCGACGAGGATGCGGTCTGCGTCTCGGCACATTGCAAGCTGTACGGCTATTGGGCCGCGCGACTCGGAAGGGCGCGGCTGCGCGCATGGCAAGCCTCCGCGCCGGGCGGGCGGCTCGGGCTGGCAGGGCGCTTTCCGCATGTGCGCATATCGGGCAGCGCCCGGTTTCTCGGGGAAACCGGCGCGCGCGATCGGCTCACACTTCCAACGCGACGAGATAGCCCGGAACCGGCGCACCCGCGTCACGACGAGTCGTTGCCGGCTCGAAGAGCATGA
- the flgH gene encoding flagellar basal body L-ring protein FlgH, with amino-acid sequence MFTPRFLRRIGVLSLVLGLAACGAADRLANVGRAPALSAIEDPTSQAGYKPVRMPMPDAEPAAFASNSLWRHGSRAFFKDQRAARVGDILTVRVRVTDQAQFRNQTERSRQNGENLGAESLMGFETRLDRVLPDDVRADALVGVDSDSSSRGEGSTRRSEQLTTNVAAVVTQLLPNGNLVIEGKQEIRVNFEVRELIVAGVVRPEDIDADNTIDSTKIAQARIAYGGRGHLTDVQQPRYGQQVMDILLPF; translated from the coding sequence ATGTTCACCCCCCGCTTCCTGCGCCGCATCGGCGTTCTCTCCCTGGTGCTCGGCCTCGCCGCCTGCGGCGCCGCCGATCGCCTCGCCAATGTCGGGCGCGCGCCTGCGCTCTCGGCGATCGAGGATCCGACCAGCCAGGCCGGCTACAAGCCGGTGCGCATGCCCATGCCGGATGCCGAGCCGGCGGCTTTCGCCTCCAACTCGCTCTGGCGCCACGGTTCGCGCGCCTTCTTCAAGGACCAGCGCGCCGCCCGGGTCGGCGACATCCTCACCGTGCGGGTGCGGGTCACCGATCAGGCGCAATTCAGGAACCAGACCGAGCGCTCACGCCAGAACGGCGAGAATCTGGGCGCAGAAAGCCTGATGGGATTCGAGACCCGGCTCGATCGCGTCCTTCCCGACGATGTCCGCGCCGATGCTCTGGTCGGCGTCGATTCCGATTCCAGCAGCCGCGGCGAGGGTTCGACCCGGCGTTCGGAGCAGCTCACCACCAATGTCGCCGCCGTGGTAACGCAGCTTCTGCCCAACGGCAATCTCGTGATCGAGGGCAAGCAGGAGATCCGGGTGAATTTCGAGGTCCGCGAACTCATCGTCGCCGGCGTGGTACGACCGGAAGACATTGATGCCGACAACACCATCGATTCCACCAAGATCGCGCAGGCGCGCATCGCCTATGGCGGACGGGGCCATCTCACCGATGTGCAGCAGCCGCGCTACGGCCAGCAGGTGATGGATATCCTGCTGCCCTTCTGA
- a CDS encoding cation-transporting P-type ATPase, with protein sequence MSDKTAHADRESPEQVHIAAESSSGQPPRATGSGADGNPQRADIDTRKWHAESIDDTLRALAVDADEGLSPDAIEKRRESFGRNQLSQGAQRTMLQRFISQFDNLFIYLLLVAGVVTALLGEWLDSGVIFAVVLIIAIIGFIQEGRAEQALESVRDILSSDAFARRGGRKRKIDAKELVPGDIVHLEAGDRVPADLRLIRIRNLQTQEAALTGESTAVEKKTDPVEENADLGDRLCMAYSGTLVTAGIATGVVTAIGDRTEIGRISGLLKDVETLRTPLMQRLDAFTKVLSVVILGIAALTFAVGVLIWGRDWAEMFFAAVSIAVAAIPEGLPAVMTVTLAIGVERMARRNAIIRRLPAVETLGSVTTICADKTGTLTRNEMTVKTVRSGVRDIAVEGVGYEPRGGFTSDERDLEIEKGMLAHEMIRAGLLCNDAELVRKGENSDTSFWEPEGDPTEAALIVLACKAGFSPDQQHKDYPRLDSIPFSSERRYMATLNHDHEGNHVIYVKGAPERILEMCASELGEDGPGEIDKDAWMARADAIAGHGQRLLAVAKKDVSEQFEITEGEVERGELVFLGLFGLMDPAREEAIDSVRVCHEAGIKVKMITGDHAATARAVAQELGLKHTDKVITGRELEQISDQDLPQMAQDVDVFARASPEHKLRLVRALQSKREICAMTGDGVNDAPALKRADVGISMGQKGTEAAREASAMVLADDNFASIQRAIEEGRTVYDNLRKAILFILPTNAAQALIVATAIMAGLVLPVSPVQILWVNMITAVTLGIAFAWEKAEGNVMKRRPQPVDEPLLTPFVIWRTLFVGAILLIGAGTLFLTHNDADGGTLDYARTMAVNGLVMGQIFYLLNTRYFSAPAWTAEGITGNRVVLIAIGVCIALQLLFTYAPFMNLLFETAPLDALAWAKCIAVGIVVFVLVEAEKALARAGKHPFARDFSQPAENKANREA encoded by the coding sequence ATGTCCGACAAGACCGCGCATGCCGATCGGGAATCTCCTGAGCAAGTCCATATCGCTGCGGAATCCAGCAGCGGGCAACCGCCACGAGCCACTGGTTCCGGTGCCGATGGCAATCCGCAGCGCGCGGATATAGACACGCGCAAATGGCATGCCGAGTCCATCGACGACACGCTGCGGGCGCTGGCCGTCGATGCGGATGAGGGGCTTTCGCCAGACGCGATCGAGAAGCGCCGCGAGAGCTTCGGTCGGAACCAGCTTTCCCAGGGCGCGCAGCGCACCATGCTGCAGCGCTTCATCAGCCAGTTCGACAATCTCTTCATCTATCTGCTGCTCGTGGCGGGTGTGGTCACGGCGCTGCTCGGCGAATGGCTCGACAGCGGCGTCATCTTTGCCGTCGTCCTGATCATCGCCATCATCGGCTTCATTCAGGAAGGCCGCGCCGAGCAGGCGCTGGAGAGCGTGCGCGACATCCTCTCCAGCGACGCCTTCGCCCGGCGCGGGGGCAGGAAACGCAAGATCGACGCGAAGGAGCTCGTCCCCGGCGATATCGTCCATCTCGAAGCAGGTGACCGGGTGCCTGCCGATCTGCGGCTGATCAGGATCAGGAACCTGCAGACGCAGGAAGCGGCGCTGACCGGCGAATCGACCGCCGTCGAGAAGAAGACCGATCCGGTCGAGGAGAATGCCGATCTCGGCGACCGCCTGTGCATGGCCTATTCCGGCACACTGGTCACGGCGGGGATCGCGACCGGCGTCGTCACGGCGATCGGTGACCGGACCGAGATCGGGCGTATCAGCGGGCTGCTGAAGGATGTCGAGACGCTCAGGACGCCGCTGATGCAGCGCCTCGATGCCTTCACCAAGGTGCTTTCCGTCGTCATTCTGGGCATCGCCGCGCTGACTTTCGCGGTCGGCGTGCTGATCTGGGGACGCGACTGGGCGGAGATGTTCTTCGCTGCCGTCTCCATCGCGGTCGCCGCCATTCCCGAAGGCCTGCCCGCCGTGATGACGGTGACGCTCGCCATCGGTGTCGAGCGCATGGCGCGGCGCAACGCCATCATCCGCCGCCTGCCCGCCGTCGAGACTTTGGGCTCGGTCACCACGATCTGCGCCGACAAGACCGGCACGCTCACGCGCAACGAGATGACGGTAAAGACCGTGCGCTCGGGCGTGCGCGACATCGCCGTCGAGGGCGTGGGCTATGAGCCCCGAGGCGGTTTCACCAGCGATGAGCGGGATCTGGAGATCGAGAAGGGCATGCTCGCCCATGAAATGATCCGCGCCGGACTCTTGTGCAACGATGCCGAACTCGTCCGGAAGGGCGAGAATTCCGACACATCCTTCTGGGAGCCGGAAGGCGATCCCACCGAGGCGGCGCTGATCGTGCTCGCCTGCAAGGCGGGGTTTTCTCCCGATCAGCAGCACAAGGATTACCCGCGCCTCGATTCCATCCCCTTCTCCTCCGAGCGCCGCTACATGGCGACCCTCAACCATGATCACGAGGGCAACCACGTCATCTATGTGAAGGGCGCGCCGGAGCGCATTCTGGAGATGTGCGCCAGCGAGCTGGGTGAGGACGGGCCCGGCGAGATCGACAAGGATGCCTGGATGGCGCGCGCCGATGCGATCGCCGGGCACGGCCAGCGTCTGCTCGCGGTGGCGAAGAAGGATGTGTCGGAGCAATTCGAGATTACCGAGGGCGAGGTCGAAAGGGGCGAGCTCGTCTTCCTCGGCCTGTTCGGCCTGATGGATCCTGCGCGCGAAGAGGCGATCGACTCGGTACGCGTCTGCCATGAAGCGGGCATCAAGGTGAAGATGATCACCGGCGACCATGCCGCCACGGCACGTGCGGTGGCGCAGGAGCTCGGCCTGAAGCATACCGACAAGGTGATCACCGGGCGCGAACTGGAGCAGATATCCGACCAGGATCTCCCGCAGATGGCGCAGGATGTGGATGTGTTTGCCCGCGCCAGCCCGGAGCACAAGTTGCGGCTCGTCCGGGCGCTGCAATCGAAGCGCGAGATCTGCGCCATGACCGGCGACGGCGTCAACGATGCCCCGGCGTTGAAGCGCGCCGATGTCGGGATCAGCATGGGGCAGAAGGGTACCGAAGCCGCCCGCGAGGCCTCCGCCATGGTGCTCGCCGACGACAATTTCGCCTCGATCCAGCGCGCCATCGAGGAGGGCCGGACGGTCTATGACAATCTGCGCAAGGCCATCCTCTTCATCCTGCCCACCAATGCCGCGCAGGCGCTGATCGTGGCCACGGCGATCATGGCGGGGCTGGTCCTGCCGGTGAGCCCGGTGCAGATCCTGTGGGTCAACATGATCACCGCCGTCACGCTCGGCATCGCCTTCGCCTGGGAGAAGGCCGAGGGCAACGTCATGAAACGCAGGCCCCAGCCCGTCGACGAGCCGCTGCTGACACCCTTCGTGATCTGGCGCACCCTGTTCGTCGGCGCCATTCTTTTGATCGGCGCCGGAACGCTCTTCCTCACCCACAACGATGCGGATGGCGGCACGCTCGACTATGCCCGCACCATGGCGGTGAACGGGCTGGTGATGGGACAGATCTTCTATCTGCTCAACACCCGTTATTTCAGCGCGCCGGCCTGGACGGCGGAAGGGATCACCGGCAATCGTGTGGTGCTCATCGCCATCGGCGTGTGCATTGCGCTGCAGCTGCTGTTCACCTATGCGCCCTTCATGAACCTCCTGTTCGAGACCGCGCCGCTCGATGCGCTGGCCTGGGCCAAATGCATCGCGGTGGGTATCGTCGTCTTCGTATTGGTGGAGGCGGAAAAGGCGCTGGCACGCGCGGGCAAACACCCCTTCGCCCGCGATTTCAGCCAGCCGGCGGAAAACAAGGCGAATCGGGAGGCATGA
- a CDS encoding SDR family oxidoreductase, which yields MAEREKTGTMIVTGGSRGIGAAVIAGAARAGYRICFSYGADVAGAERVVADAEGAGAEITTVKADMGSEDGVMALFAACDTAYGAPDVLINNAGITGKLTRVADMEAGEITRVMNINVLGYFLAAREAIRRMSTQRGGRGGSIVNVSSRAAVLGGPGEFVHYGASKGATDTMTLGMSKEVGAEGIRVNAVRPGLIETDIHALAGAPDRVDRLMSGVPMGRAGSAEEVARTILWLAGPDSSYVSGALLDVSGGR from the coding sequence ATGGCGGAACGGGAGAAGACGGGTACGATGATCGTCACCGGGGGCAGCCGCGGTATCGGCGCGGCGGTGATCGCGGGCGCGGCGCGAGCCGGCTACCGGATTTGTTTCAGCTATGGCGCGGATGTGGCGGGCGCCGAACGCGTCGTCGCGGATGCGGAGGGGGCAGGGGCGGAGATCACGACCGTCAAGGCCGATATGGGCAGCGAGGACGGGGTCATGGCGCTGTTTGCCGCCTGTGACACGGCATATGGCGCGCCGGATGTGCTGATCAACAATGCCGGCATTACCGGCAAGTTGACCCGCGTGGCCGATATGGAGGCCGGCGAAATTACCCGGGTGATGAATATCAACGTGCTCGGCTATTTTCTGGCCGCGCGCGAGGCGATCCGCCGGATGTCGACGCAACGCGGCGGGCGCGGTGGCAGCATCGTCAATGTCTCCTCGCGTGCCGCCGTGCTCGGGGGGCCGGGCGAGTTCGTGCATTACGGCGCGAGCAAGGGCGCCACGGATACGATGACGCTCGGCATGTCGAAGGAAGTCGGTGCCGAGGGCATCCGCGTCAACGCGGTGCGCCCCGGTCTGATCGAGACGGATATCCATGCGCTGGCCGGCGCGCCGGACCGGGTCGATCGGCTGATGAGCGGTGTGCCGATGGGCCGCGCCGGCAGTGCGGAGGAAGTGGCGCGCACCATCCTGTGGCTGGCCGGGCCGGATTCGTCCTATGTCAGCGGCGCCCTGCTTGATGTGTCGGGCGGGCGTTGA